In one window of Accipiter gentilis chromosome 28, bAccGen1.1, whole genome shotgun sequence DNA:
- the POLH gene encoding DNA polymerase eta isoform X2 yields MWATEARALCPELALARVPQARGKADLTRYREASAEVMQVLSRFAAIERASIDEAYLDLTGSARERLRALRGRPLAAALLPTTFVQGLPDDSGPGPQPSAKEELRQHGLHEWLASLSFDNPDCPDLQLTMGAVIVEEMRVAVEAATGFKCSAGISHNKTLAKLACGLNKPNRQTLVSLRFVPQLFSQLPVSNIRNLGGKLGTAITDVLGVEYIGQLTQFSETELQTHFGDKTGSWLYDLCRGIEDEPVKKRYLPQSIGCSKNFPGKTALATQKEVQHWLLQLALELESRLTKDRSQNHRVAKQLMVVIRMQGDTRVSRFCALSRYDAQKMCNDAFALIQNCNMAGAHQAAWSPPLISVLLSASKFSEPATGSAGIAAFLTSDTQPDGTASQNMSSRRPRVKFFRSPSKEFRQKPANAIESFFQKAAERQQSQMVAATSLPAATIAESPVPSSAKDQERDGIGLASVQCDLESPMKQSPRDGSPTSPYKMLPCEKLLSDAIQTPSTPPSSRTLLKLEPAVEGNEQNLPPSPELTPLPPALPGDHQCCEKCGQLVLLWEFLEHMDYHFALELQSSFLEPSAPMAPAAAPSPKAAASRSPAKAKNKPKTPAGSGAKRPREGATRTLDFFFKRLPP; encoded by the exons ATGTGGGCGACGGAGGCGCGGGCGCTGTGCCCCGAGCTGGCGCTGGCGCGGGTGCCCCAGGCGCGGGGCAAGGCCGACCTCACCCG GTACCGGGAGGCCAGCGCGGAGGTGATGCAGGTGCTGTCGCGCTTCGCCGCCATCGAGCGGGCCAGCATCGACGAGGCGTACCTGGACCTGACGGGCAGCGCGCGGGAGCGGCTGCGAGCACTGCgggggcgccccctggcggccgcgcTGCTGCCCACCACCTTCGTGCAGGGGCTGCCCGACGACTCCGGCCCCGGTCCCCAGCCCAGCGCGAAGG AGGAGCTGCGGCAACATGGCTTGCACGAGTGGCTGGCGTCGCTGTCTTTCGATAACCCTGATTGTCCAGACCTGCAGCTGACCATGGGTGCAGTAATTGTGGAAGAAATGAGGGTGGCTGTAGAAGCAGCCACTGGATTCAAGTGTTCAGCTGGGATTTCGCACAACAAG ACACTGGCAAAACTGGCCTGTGGGTTAAACAAGCCCAACCGCCAGACACTAGTGTCTTTGCGATTTGTCCCACAGCTCTTCAGCCAACTGCCTGTCAGCAATAT cCGTAACCTGGGAGGCAAACTTGGCACTGCCATCACAGATGTCCTGGGAGTAGAGTACATCGGGCAGCTGACACAGTTCAGTGAGACAGAGCTCCAGACTCACTTTGGAGACAAAACTGG GTCCTGGCTCTATGACTTGTGTAGAGGAATTGAAGACGAACCTGTCAAAAAACGGTACTTGCCCCAGTCCATTGGCTGCAGCAAGAACTTCCCTGggaagacagccctggccacccaGAAGGAG GTGCAACACTGGCTCCTGCAGCTGGCCTTGGAGCTGGAATCTAGACTGACCAAGGATAGGAGCCAG AACCACCGAGTGGCCAAGCAGCTGATGGTGGTCATCCGCATGCAGGGAGACACCCGGGTGTCGCGCTTTTGCGCGCTGTCCCGCTATGATGCCCAGAAAATGTGCAACGATGCCTTTGCCCTCATCCAAAACTGCAACATGGCTGGGGCTCACCAGGCAGCCTG GTCTCCACCACTCATATCTGTGCTTCTCTCGGCAAGCAAGTTCTCAGAGCCTGCTACAGGCTCTGCAGGCATTGCCGCCTTCCTGACGAGTGATACCCAGCCTGATGGCACTGCCAGCCAAAACATGTCTTCTAGGAGGCCCAGGGTCAAGTTCTTTAGGAGCCCAAGCAAAGAGTTTAGGCAGAAGCCAGCTAATGCTATTGAGTCATTCTtccaaaaggcagcagaaaggcaGCAGTCACAGATGGTGGCAGCAACCAGCCTGCCTGCTGCTACCATTGCTGAGTCACCTGTGCCCAGCTCCGCAAAGGACCAAGAGAGAGATGGCATTGGACTTGCCTCAGTGCAGTGTGACCTGGAGTCCCCTATGAAACAGAGTCCTAGAGATGGGAGCCCTACTTCTCCTTACAAGATGCTTCCCTGTGAGAAGTTGCTGTCTGATGCTATACAAACACCCTCAACTCCACCCAGCTCCAGGACCCTTCTGAAATTAGAGCCAGCTGTGGAGGGAAATGAGCAGAATTTGCCACCCTCTCCTGAGCTCACCCCACTTCCTCCTGCCTTACCAGGGGACCACCAGTGCTGTGAGAAGTGTGGCCAGCTTGTGCTGCTGTGGGAGTTCCTAGAGCACATGGACTATCACTTTGCTCTGGAGCTGCAAAGCTCCTTCCTGGAGCCCAGCGCTCCCatggctccagcagcagctcccagcccaaaGGCTGCAGCTTCCAGGTCTCCTGCCAAGGCAAAGAACAAGCCCAAGACTCCAGCAGGATCTGGTGCAAAACGACCCAGAGAAGGTGCGACAAGAACTTTAGATTTTTTCTTTAAGCGCTTACCTCCTTAA
- the POLH gene encoding DNA polymerase eta isoform X1 yields the protein MSRGRERVVALVDMDCFFMQVEQRLDPQLRGRPCAVVQYTEWQGGGIIAVSYEARAFGVSRGMWATEARALCPELALARVPQARGKADLTRYREASAEVMQVLSRFAAIERASIDEAYLDLTGSARERLRALRGRPLAAALLPTTFVQGLPDDSGPGPQPSAKEELRQHGLHEWLASLSFDNPDCPDLQLTMGAVIVEEMRVAVEAATGFKCSAGISHNKTLAKLACGLNKPNRQTLVSLRFVPQLFSQLPVSNIRNLGGKLGTAITDVLGVEYIGQLTQFSETELQTHFGDKTGSWLYDLCRGIEDEPVKKRYLPQSIGCSKNFPGKTALATQKEVQHWLLQLALELESRLTKDRSQNHRVAKQLMVVIRMQGDTRVSRFCALSRYDAQKMCNDAFALIQNCNMAGAHQAAWSPPLISVLLSASKFSEPATGSAGIAAFLTSDTQPDGTASQNMSSRRPRVKFFRSPSKEFRQKPANAIESFFQKAAERQQSQMVAATSLPAATIAESPVPSSAKDQERDGIGLASVQCDLESPMKQSPRDGSPTSPYKMLPCEKLLSDAIQTPSTPPSSRTLLKLEPAVEGNEQNLPPSPELTPLPPALPGDHQCCEKCGQLVLLWEFLEHMDYHFALELQSSFLEPSAPMAPAAAPSPKAAASRSPAKAKNKPKTPAGSGAKRPREGATRTLDFFFKRLPP from the exons ATGTCGCGGGGGCGGGAGCGTGTGGTGGCTCTGGTGGATATGGACTGCTTCTTCATGCAGGTGGAGCAGCGCCTCGACCCGCAGCTGCGCGGCCGCCCCTGCGCCGTGGTGCAGTACACCGAGTGGCAGGGTGGCGG GATCATCGCGGTGAGCTACGAGGCGCGCGCCTTCGGCGTATCCCGCGGGATGTGGGCGACGGAGGCGCGGGCGCTGTGCCCCGAGCTGGCGCTGGCGCGGGTGCCCCAGGCGCGGGGCAAGGCCGACCTCACCCG GTACCGGGAGGCCAGCGCGGAGGTGATGCAGGTGCTGTCGCGCTTCGCCGCCATCGAGCGGGCCAGCATCGACGAGGCGTACCTGGACCTGACGGGCAGCGCGCGGGAGCGGCTGCGAGCACTGCgggggcgccccctggcggccgcgcTGCTGCCCACCACCTTCGTGCAGGGGCTGCCCGACGACTCCGGCCCCGGTCCCCAGCCCAGCGCGAAGG AGGAGCTGCGGCAACATGGCTTGCACGAGTGGCTGGCGTCGCTGTCTTTCGATAACCCTGATTGTCCAGACCTGCAGCTGACCATGGGTGCAGTAATTGTGGAAGAAATGAGGGTGGCTGTAGAAGCAGCCACTGGATTCAAGTGTTCAGCTGGGATTTCGCACAACAAG ACACTGGCAAAACTGGCCTGTGGGTTAAACAAGCCCAACCGCCAGACACTAGTGTCTTTGCGATTTGTCCCACAGCTCTTCAGCCAACTGCCTGTCAGCAATAT cCGTAACCTGGGAGGCAAACTTGGCACTGCCATCACAGATGTCCTGGGAGTAGAGTACATCGGGCAGCTGACACAGTTCAGTGAGACAGAGCTCCAGACTCACTTTGGAGACAAAACTGG GTCCTGGCTCTATGACTTGTGTAGAGGAATTGAAGACGAACCTGTCAAAAAACGGTACTTGCCCCAGTCCATTGGCTGCAGCAAGAACTTCCCTGggaagacagccctggccacccaGAAGGAG GTGCAACACTGGCTCCTGCAGCTGGCCTTGGAGCTGGAATCTAGACTGACCAAGGATAGGAGCCAG AACCACCGAGTGGCCAAGCAGCTGATGGTGGTCATCCGCATGCAGGGAGACACCCGGGTGTCGCGCTTTTGCGCGCTGTCCCGCTATGATGCCCAGAAAATGTGCAACGATGCCTTTGCCCTCATCCAAAACTGCAACATGGCTGGGGCTCACCAGGCAGCCTG GTCTCCACCACTCATATCTGTGCTTCTCTCGGCAAGCAAGTTCTCAGAGCCTGCTACAGGCTCTGCAGGCATTGCCGCCTTCCTGACGAGTGATACCCAGCCTGATGGCACTGCCAGCCAAAACATGTCTTCTAGGAGGCCCAGGGTCAAGTTCTTTAGGAGCCCAAGCAAAGAGTTTAGGCAGAAGCCAGCTAATGCTATTGAGTCATTCTtccaaaaggcagcagaaaggcaGCAGTCACAGATGGTGGCAGCAACCAGCCTGCCTGCTGCTACCATTGCTGAGTCACCTGTGCCCAGCTCCGCAAAGGACCAAGAGAGAGATGGCATTGGACTTGCCTCAGTGCAGTGTGACCTGGAGTCCCCTATGAAACAGAGTCCTAGAGATGGGAGCCCTACTTCTCCTTACAAGATGCTTCCCTGTGAGAAGTTGCTGTCTGATGCTATACAAACACCCTCAACTCCACCCAGCTCCAGGACCCTTCTGAAATTAGAGCCAGCTGTGGAGGGAAATGAGCAGAATTTGCCACCCTCTCCTGAGCTCACCCCACTTCCTCCTGCCTTACCAGGGGACCACCAGTGCTGTGAGAAGTGTGGCCAGCTTGTGCTGCTGTGGGAGTTCCTAGAGCACATGGACTATCACTTTGCTCTGGAGCTGCAAAGCTCCTTCCTGGAGCCCAGCGCTCCCatggctccagcagcagctcccagcccaaaGGCTGCAGCTTCCAGGTCTCCTGCCAAGGCAAAGAACAAGCCCAAGACTCCAGCAGGATCTGGTGCAAAACGACCCAGAGAAGGTGCGACAAGAACTTTAGATTTTTTCTTTAAGCGCTTACCTCCTTAA